CACGCAGATGCTGGTCTACGTCGGCGGCATCATGATGCTCATGCTGTTCGCGGTCTTCCTGTCGAATCGGATCCACACCGCGAGCATCAGCAACCCGTCCCGCTTCCGCCTTCCCGCCGCGGTGATCTGCCTGTGCATCTTCGGGATTCTTGCGCTGACCGCCGTGACGACGCCGTTCAAGGTGAGGCCGGGCCAGTATCTTCCCACGACCGCCGGCATCGGGGAGCTCGTGATGACGCAGTACCTGCTCCCCTTCGAGGTCGCTTCCGTGCTTCTCCTCGCGGCGCTCATCGGGGCGGCCATGATTTCCCGGCCTTCCCGGCCGGCCGAGGACCAGGAGGACGCGAAATAATGATGACGCTCCAGGCGTTCCTCATCGTCAGCGCGGCGCTTTTCTGCTGCGGCCTCTACATCGTGATGACCCGCAGCAACGGGGTGGCGGTCCTCATGGGCGTCGAGCTCATTCTGAACGCCGCGAACATCAACTTCGTGGCCTTCGCGCACTACTTTTCCGGCGTGATGGGGGGGCAGATCTTCGCGGTCTTCGTCATCGTCCTGGCGGCCGCGGAGTCCGCCGTCGCATTGGCCATCTTCCTGCGGCTGTACGCGAATACGGGATCGGTGGAAGTGGACACCGCCGACCGGCTGAAAGGGTAGACCGTTGATCCGATACGCATACATCATCCCGTTCCTGCCGCTGGCCTCCTTCCTCATCAACATCTTCTTCGGCAAGCGGCTGCCCCGGAAGGGCGACTGGGTCTCGCTGGCCACCATCGCAACGGCCCTGGTCATGGCCATCGGCATTCTCATCGAGGTTCTCCAGGCGTTCGACCCGAACTTCCGGTACCACGTCGTCTACCCCTGGCTGTCCATCACCGACCGTTTCTCGCTCAACGTCGGCATCCTGGTGGACAACGTCACCGCGATCATGCTCGTGGTGGTCACCCTGGTCTCGACGCTGGTGCACCTGTACTCCGTCGGGTACATGCACGGAGATCCCCGGTACAACCGGTTCTTCGCGTACCTGTCGATCTTCTCGTTCTCGATGCTCGGGCTGGTCCTCGCCGAGAGCTTCTTCTTCATGTTCGTCTTCTGGGAACTGGTCGGCCTCTCCTCCTACCTGCTGATCGGGTTCTGGTTCGAGAAGAAGTCGGCCTCCGATGCGGGGAAAAAGGCGTTCGTCGTCAACCGGGTGGGCGACTACGGCTTCCTCGTCGGGATCATGATCGTCTTCGCGACCTGCGGGGTCCTCGGTTTCGACCAGGTGTTCGAGGCCATCGGCGCCGGGAAGCTGTCCGGCTCCCTCCTGACCTTCGCGGGAATCGGGATCTTCTGCGGCGCCATCGGCAAGTCCGCGCAGTTCCCCCTGCATGTCTGGCTCCCCGACGCCATGGAAGGCCCCACGCCGGTCTCCGCGTTGATCCACGCCGCCACGATGGTCGCGGCCGGCGTCTACCTCGTCGGCCGGGTCTTCCCGATGTTCACCCCGGACGCATTCCTCGTCATCGCGTACTTCGGGCTCATCACGCTGTTCATCTCCGCCACGATCGCCCTGACGCAGAACGACATCAAGAAAGTGCTCGCCTACTCGACCTGCTCCCAGCTCGGCTTCATGGTCCTTGGGCTGGGGGTCGGCGGCTACACGGCGGGGCTGGCGCACCTCACGACCCACGCGGCCTTCAAGGCGTGCCTGTTCCTCGGCTCCGGCTCGGTGATCCACGCCGTACACAGCCAGGACATCCAGGAGATGGGCGGCCTGCGCAAGAAGATGCCGATCACCTTCTACACCTTCCTCATCGCCACCCTTGCGATCGCCGGCGTACCCCTGTTCTCGGGCTTCTACTCCAAGGACATGATCCTGGCGGCGGCCCTCGAGTTCGGGATGAGGAACCCCCAGCACTACCCCCTGTTCTTCATCACGCTGCTGACGGCCGGGATGACCGCATTCTACATGTTCCGCATGGTGATCCTGACTTTCTTCGGGACCCCCAGGGACCACCACAAGTACGACCACGCGCACGAGTCTCCGCCGAACATGACGATCCCGCTGATCATTCTGGCGGTGCTGTCCTTCTCCATCTGGTTCGAACCCTGGTTCGGGAAGCTGGTCGTGAAGCCGAAGACCGTTGCCAGCGTCGCCGCCGTTTCCGCGGCGCACGCCCCGGAGCCCGCGGCTCCCGCCGCCCACGAGGCGGCTCCCCCTGCGGCCGCCCCTGCGGCGCAGGAAGCGGCGCCTCCCGCCCCGGCCCCGGCGGAGCATGCCGCCCCGGCCTCCGTGGAGCATGCGGCCCCGGCGCACGCGGAAGCGCACGACGCCGCTCACGACGAGCATCTCGCGCACACGGCGCATACGTACGCCATGTACTCCTCGGTGGCCGTCGGCGCCCTCGGCATCCTCCTCGCCTTCGGGATCTACATGTTCGGCTGGGTGGACCCCAAGGCCACGGCCGAGAGGTTCCAGGGGCTCTATAACTTCTCGCTCAACAAGTGGTACTTCGACGAGCTGTACGAGGCCACCGTCATCAACGGCTCCAAGGCATTCTCGCGGGGCTGCGCCTGGTTCGACAACAACGTGGTCGACGGCCTGGTGAACCTTACCGCGCAGCTCGGCGTCTTTTTATCCTTCCTCGTAGGCAAGTTCGACAACGGCGTGATCGACGGCGCCGTGAACGGGGTTGCCGATGTCACGATCGGTAGCGGTTCGATTCTTCGCCGGATCCAGACAGGCAAGCTGTACCACTACGTGTTCATCCTGGCCGGCGGCGCGCTCGTCATTTTCCTGCTGAGAGCTTTATAAGAACGGAGGTGGTCCTTCGTGGGTTACTTTGATAGTCACATCCTGACGTACATGACGTTCCTGCCTCTCCTGGGGGCGGTGCTGATCCTCTGCGTGCCCAAGGGGAAGGACGAGGTGATCAAGGGGATCGCCGCGGTCGCGACGTTCCTGCCCCTGCTCCTCGCGGTCCGCCTGTTCTCCATCTACGACCGGAGCCTGCCGGGCGTCAACACGGCGGACTCCTTCCAGTTCGTCGAGAAATACACCTGGATCCCCAGCATCAACGTCGAGTACTTCGTCGGCGCCGACGGGATCTCGGTTCCCATGATCCTCCTGACGGCCCTTCTGTCGTTCCTCGCGGTCATCGGCTCCTTCGGGATCGAGAAGAAGATCCGGGGCTACATGGCGCTGTTCCTCCTGCTCGAGACCGGCATGATGGGGACCTTCATCGCCCTCGACTTCTTCCTCTTCTACGTGTTCTGGGAAATCATGCTCCTCCCGATGTACTTCCTCATCGGCGTGTGGGGCGGCCCCCGGAAGGAATACGCGGCCATCAAGTTCTTCCTGTACACCCTGGCCGGCTCCGTGCTGATGCTCATCGTCATGCTGGCCCTGTACTTCAACACCACGGACCCCGCGACCGGCAGGCACACCTTCAACCTGCTCCACTACATGTCGCAGAACGTGCACAACGAGTGGCTGAAGGGCTTCGATGTCCGCGTCCTGCTGTTCCTCGGCCTGTTCATCGGCTTCGCGATCAAGGTCCCGCTCTTCCCGTTCCACACCTGGCTTCCCGACGCCCACGTCGAGGCGCCGACCGCCATCTCGGTCATCCTGGCGGGCGTGCTGCTGAAGATGGGGACGTACGGCATGATGCGGATCTCCTTCCCGATCTTCCCCGACGTCACGGTGTACTTCGCCGTCCCGATGGCGATCCTGGGCGTCATCAACATCATCTACGGCGCCCTGTGCGCCATGGCGCAGTCCGACCTGAAGAAACTGGTCGCCTACTCCTCCGTCAGCCACATGGGCTTCTGCCTCCTGGGCATGGCGGCGCTGACGCCGCTGGGCATGGTCGGCGCGGCGATGCAGATGTTCTCCCACGGCCTGATCACCGCCATGTTGTTCTTCCTGGTCGGCGTCGTCTACGACCGGGCGCACCACCGCCAGATCGACGGGTTCGGCGGCCTGGGCGCGGTCGTCCCCATCTACACCGGCTACATCGCCTTCGCGTTCTTCGCTTCGCTGGGCCTGCCCGGTCTTTCGGGATTCATCGCGGAGCAGATGGTGTTCCTCGGCTCCTTCCCGAGCTTCCGGACGCTGGTCATCATCTCCGCCATCGGCATCGTCTTCGTGGCCGCGTTCCACCTCTGGGCGCTCCAGAGGGTGTTCCTCGGGCCGCTGAACCCGAAGTACACGGCCCTTGAAGAGATCAACAAGAGAGAGATGTTCTGCCTCACCCCGCTGGCCCTCCTGGTCCTGTTCGTCGGCGTGTGGCCGATGACCGTGGTGAACCTCATGAGCGTTTCGCTGGTCCGGCTGGTCGATCTCGTGAAGGCGGTGATCTAAGTGGCCACTTTCACAAATACGGCTGCATTCGAGCGCCGCTGCATCCGCTCCTGCTTCGTTGCGCTCCTTGCGCCGTACTTGCCAGTACGCCTCAGTCGCACGCCTTGCCGGCGCGGCGCATCGACGCTCTCGGTGCTACGCCATATTTGTGAAAGGGGCCACTGATGTTCCTGGGCAATCTGGCCAGCATACAGTACTTCCTTCCGGAGTTCGCCGTCACGGCGACGATCCTCCTGCTGATCGTCCTGCGGGTGGCCTCGAAAGACCCGAGGTCCAACGCGTTCGCATACCTCTCCCTCGTCGGCTGCGGCGCCGCGATCCTCCTCGCAGGGATCGTTCCCGTGGGGAAGGGGGCGTCGATGTTCGAGGGGATGGTCGCGTACGACAGCTTCGCCGTCTTCTTCAAGGTCGTGACGGCGCTGGCGACCGTCGTGGTCATCTTCATGACGCTCGACAGCAGGGAGATGGCGGGGACCACCCGGGTGGAGTTCTACGTCCTGCTCATGACCTCGCTGCTCGGCATGTTCCTGCTGTCGTCGTCGACCGATATCGTGATGATCTACCTCGCTCTGGAGCTCGTCTCCATTCCGTCGTACATGATGGCGGGCTACGACAAGGGGAAAGTGCGCTCCACCGAGGCGGCGATGAAGTACGTCGTGTTCGGCGCCACCGCCTCCGGAATCATGATCTACGGCTTCTCGCTGCTCTTCGGCATGGCCGGCTCCACCCACATCGGGGAGATCGGCCGCGTGGTCGCCGCCAATACGGTCACGCTTCCCATGCTCCTCGCCTGCGTCATGGTGGCGGTGGGCTTCGGCTACAAGATCGCAGCCGTCCCGTTCCACATGTGGTGCCCCGACGTGTACGAAGGGGCCCCCACTCCCGCGACCGCCTTCTTCTCCGTCGCCCCCAAGGCCGCCGGGTTCGCGGTCCTGGTCCGCTTCTTCTACACGGTGTTCGCCATGCCGCACCCCGTGGAACCCGAGTGGCAGCTTGCGGCTCCCTCGATCGACTGGACGTTTCTGTTTGCCGTCCTTTCCGCGGTCACCATGACCGTCGGGAACCTGGTGGCCGTGAAGCAGGACAACGTCAAGCGGCTCCTGGCCTATTCGTCGATCGCCCACGCCGGCTATATGCTCATGGGGTTCGTCCTGCTGACTCCCGCCGGGATCCAGGCCGTCCTCTTCTACCTCGTGGTCTACCTGTTCATGAACCTCGGCGCCTTCTACGTCGTCCTGCTGGTCGGCAACGCGACCGACGGGGAGGACATCTCGGATTTCGCGGGGCTCGGCAGCCGCGCCCCCTTCGTCGCGGTCTCGATGGCGGTGTTCCTGTTCGCGCTGACCGGCATCCCGCCGTTTTCCGGCTTCATCGGGAAGCTGTACCTTTTCGCGGAAGTCATCAACCGGGAGCTCTACTGGCTGGTCGTCGTCGCCGCGCTGAACAGCGTCGTCGGCCTGTACTATTACGCCCGGATCGTCCGCTCGATGTTCCTCGACGAGCCCAAGACCGTCTCCGCGATCGCCGTTCCGGCGGTACCCCGCGCCCTGGTGGTCCTTCTTGTGGCACCCACGCTGATTCTTGGGGTATACTGGGAGCCGGTCGCAAGGATCGCTTCCAATTCGCTTCGGATGCTGGTTTTCTGATTCAGCGAGGGAGGTGAAGCGAACCCAGCGATAATCCAAGCCACATAAGGCGGGTCTTATGTCGGGGTTTCTCGAAACCACGAACTTTGCGCACCCGTATTTTCCCGTACTCATTCTTCTGATCATCGCTGTTTTAACCGCGGCCGGTTTGCTTGTCCTTTCCAAAAAAACTGGCCCTCGCGTCTACAACAAGATAAAATACGACGTTTACGAATGCGGCGTCGATCCGCTGGCCCCCGCCACGGTTCGGGTTTCCGTGAAGTTCTACCTGGTCGCCCTTGTCTTCATCATTTTCGACCTGGAGGCGACCTTTCTGTACCCCTGGGCGATCCTGTTCCGGTCGATGGGGATATTGGGATTCATCGAGATGGCCGTGTTCGCGGGGATCCTGCTCGTAGGGCTGTTCTACGTCTGGAAAAAAGGCGCTCTGGAGTGGCAGTGAAACACGAGAAGGACGGATCCCCCGGCTACCTGCTGTCCACCCTCGATGCGCTGGTGGCGTGGGGGAGAAAGTACTCCCTGTTTCCGCTCACCTTCGCCACCGCCTGCTGCGGGATCGAGGTGATGGGCGCCCTCGGGACGCACTACGACATCTCCCGGTTCGGCGCGGAGGTAGTCCGGTTCTCGCCGCGGCAGGCGGACGTCCTTCTCGTCGCGGGGACGGTCAACTACAAGATGGCGCCGGTCCTGCGGCGCATCTACGACCAGATGCTCGAGCCGAAGTGGGTGATCTCGATGGGGGCGTGCGCCTCGTCGGGCGGCTTCTACAACAACTACACGGTCCTCCAGGGGATCGACAAGGTCATGCCCGTGGATGTCTACATCCCCGGCTGCCCGCCGAACCCCGAAGGGATCATCGACGCGGTGGTGCAGATCCAGAAGATCATCGAGACCGGCGCCCCCCGGGCCTCGGAAAGGTGGCCGATCAAGTGAGAAGCGCGCGGTGAGCCGGGTGCTCGACAGGCTGACCGGGGCCTTCGGCCCGGAGATCGTCGCGACCCACTCGGATTTCGGCGACGACACGGCGTCGGTTCGGCCCGGCCGGATCGTGGAGATCCTCGCGTTCCTGCGGGACGACCCGGAAGCTTTGTTCGACTTCGCGATGGACCTCACCGGCGTCGACCACCTCGGCGAGGAGCCCCGGTTCGAGGTCGTGTACCACCTGTATTCCCTGGAGAAGAAGCACCGGGTGCGGATCAAGGTCCGGCTCCCGGAGGACGACCCGACGATCGACACCGCGGTGTCCGTGTGGCCCGGGATCGACTGGTACGAGCGCGAGGCGTTCGACATGTACGGGATCGTCTTCCGTGGCCACCCCAACCTCAAGCGGATCCTGATGTACGAGGGGTTCCAGGGACACCCGCTCCGGAAGGACTATCCGAAAGACAGGCGCCAGCCGACGATCGGGCCGGAGGAATAGTGGAGAAGCTGGACCTGCAGTCCGAGCCGATGATCATCAACATCGGCCCGTCCCACCCGGCGACGCACACCACGCTCCGTCTCCGCACGGTCCTGGACGGCGAGACGATCCTCGACGTCGAGCCCGAGTTCGGCTACCTCCACCGCGGCTTCGAGAAGGAATCGGAAGCCGCCACCTGGACGCAGATCGTCCCCTACACCGACCGGCTGAACTACTGCTCCGCCCTGATGAACAACGTCGGATACGTGATGGCGGTGGAGAAGCTGTGCGGGATCGAGGTGCCGGAGCGGTGCCAATACATCCGCGTCATCGTCTCCGAGCTCTCCCGGATCATCGACCACATGGTCTGCATCGGCACGAACATGGTCGACATCGGGGCTCTGACGAACTTCTGGTACTTCTGGAAGTGCCGCGAGGAGGTGTACAAGGTCCTCGAGGAGCTGTGCGGCGCGCGCCTGACGACGAGCTATACCCGCATCGGCGGGGCGGCGGCCGACGTCCCGGAGGGCTGGACCGACCGCGTGCTGGCGGTCTGCCGCGGCGTGATCCCGGAGGGGATCGCCGACGTGAACCGGCTGCTCACCCGGAACCGGATCTTCATCGATCGCACCCTGGGGATCGGGGCCATCAGCCCGAAGGACGCGATCGCGATGGGTTTCACCGGCCCGTGCCTCCGCGCGGCGGGGGTTCCGCTCGACCTGCGGAAGGACCATCCGTACCTGGTGTACGACCGGTTCGACTTCGACGTTCCGGTGGGCGAGGCAGGAGACACGTGCGACCGGTACATGGTGCGGATGGAGGAGATGCGGCAGTCGATCCGGATCGTCGAGCAGGCGGTGGCGGGGATGCCCGGCGGGCCCGTCAACGCGGAGGATCCGCGCTTCCTCCTCCCCCCGAAGGAGCAGGTGTACGAGAACATCGAGGCCTTGATGAACCACTTCAAGATCATCATGGAGGGGATCCGGGTTCCGGCGGGGGAGGTCTACTCCGCGACCGAGGCGGCCAACGGCGAGCTGGGGTTCTACATCGTCAGCAAGGGAGGCGGCGGCCCCTGGAAGATCAAGGTCCGGCCCCCCTGCTTCCCGCTGTTCCAGGCGATGCCGCGCCTGGTGAAGGGGCACATGATCGCGGACATGATCGCCGTGCTGGGAAGCGTGAACATCGTCGCGGGGGAGCTGGACCGGTGAGCTTTTCGCTGACGGAGGCCGCGCGGGCCGAGCTGGATCGTCTGTTCGCGGGCTACCCGAACCGGGCGGCCGCGATCCTGCCGGCGCTTCACGTCGTGCAGCGGGAGAAGGGGTACGTCCCGGACGAGGCGATCCCCTTCCTTGCGGAGCTGGCGGGCACCTCCCCGGCGGACGTGGAAGGGATCGCGACCTTCTACACGATGTACAACCGCGGGCCGGTCGGCCGATACCACCTCCAGGTCTGCCGGAACCTCTCCTGCTCGCTGATGGGGGCGGAGCACATCATCGCGCACGTGTCGGGGAAGCTGGGGATCCGGCCGGGGGAGACGACGCCCGACGGGATGTTCACCCTGTCGATGGCGGAGTGCCTCGGCTCCTGCGGGACGGCCCCCGTAATGATGGTCAACGACGAATACCACGAGAACCTCACCCCGGAATCGATCGACGCGCTGATCGAACGGCTCCGGGCGGGAGAGTGAGCGGAAGGCGCATGGAGACGGTCCTCACGACGCATTTCGCCGACGAGGGGTTCCGGCGGCTCGAAGGGTACCTCGGCAAGGCGGGGTACGAGGGGCTGCGGAAGGCGGTCGCGATGCCCCGGGAGGCGATCGTCGACGAGGTGAAGAAGGCCAACCTCCGCGGGCGCGGCGGGGCCGGCTTCCCCGCGGGCGTCAAGTGGGGCTTTCTCCCGAAGGACCTTTCCCGCCCCCGCGTGCTGGTCGTCAACGCCGACGAGGGGGAGCCGGGCACCTTCAAGGACCGGCTGATCCTCTCCCGGGGCCCCCACCTCCTGGTGGAGGGGATCGCCATCACCTGCTTCGCCCTGCAGATCCACGAGGCCTGGATCTATATCCGCGGCGAGTACGCCCGCGAGGCGCGGATTCTCGAGGAGGCGCTTTCGGAGGCGCGCGCCGCCGGCTTCCTGGGCAAGGACCTCCTCGGGTCGGGATTCGACCTCGAGGTCGTCCTGCACCGGGGCGCCGGGGCGTACATCTGCGGAGAGGAGACCTCGACGATCAATTCCCTCGAGGGGAAGCGCGGGTGGCCGCGGCTCAAGCCCCCGTTCCCCGCGGCGGTGGGCGCGTTCGGGCGCCCGACGCTCGTCAACAACGTGGAGACGCTGGCCAATGTTCCATGGATCCTCCGGAACGGTGGGGAGCGCTTCGCCGCCCTCGGATGCGAGAAGAACGGCGGGACGCGGCTGGTCGGGGTCAGCGGACCGGTGGTGCGCCCCGGCATCTACGAGCTGCCGGCCAACGCGAACCTGCGCAGCGTCGTCTACGACGTCGCCGGGGGGCTGCGCGACGGGAAGGCGCTGAAGGCCGTCATCCCGGGCGGCTCCTCCACGCCGGTGCTGCGCGCGGACGAGATCGACGTGACGCTCGACATCGAGTCGATGGCGGCGAAGGGCACGATGGCGGGCACCTGCGGCGTCATCGTCATCCCGGAAGGGACCTGCATGGTGCGCGCCCTCTCGGTCTTGATGAACTTCTACGCGCACGAGTCGTGCGGCCAGTGCTCGCCGTGCCGGGAGGGGACCGGCTGGCTCGCGCGGATCGTGGGGCGGATCGAGGCGGGGGAGGGGAAGCCGGGCGACGTCGAGCTGATCCTCGACGTGTGCGACAACATGTCCGGCCGCACCATCTGCGCCCTGGCGGACGCGGCGGCCATGCCCGCCCAGTCGTTCATCGGGAAGTTCCGCGGGGAATTCGACCGGCACATCGCGGAGGGGAAATGCCGACCCTGACGATCAACGGGACGGCGGTGAGCGTCCCCGAGGGGACGACGATCCTCAACGCCGCGAAGCAGGCGGGGATCCACATCCCGCACTACTGCTTCCATCCGCACCTCTCCGTCGCCGGGAACTGCCGGATGTGCCTGGTGGAGGTGGAGAAGCTGCCCAAGCTGCAGACCGCCTGCTCCACGGCGGTCACGGAGGGGATGGTCGTGCGCACCGACACGGAGAAGGTGCGCAAGGCGGTCACGGGCGTCCTCGAGTTCATCCTCCTTCATCACCCGATCGACTGCCCCATCTGCGACCAGGCGGGGGAGTGCGGACTGCAGGACTACTACATGGTCTACGGGCTCCACAAGAGCCGCCAGCCGCTCCGGGACAAGATCCACAAGAAGAAGGTGCAGCGCATCGGGGGGCAGATCGTCCTCGACGCGGAGCGCTGCATCCTCTGTTCCCGATGCGTGCGGTTCCTCGACGAGGTGACCGGCACCCGGGAGCTCCAGTTCTTCCGGCGCGGCGACCATTCCGAGATCTCCGTCTTCCCCGGGCGGCCGCTCGGCAACAATTACACCGGGAACCTCGCCGACATCTGCCCCGTGGGCGCCCTGACGAACGCGGATTTCCGGTTCAAGTGCCGCGTGTGGTACCTGAAGGGGGCCGACTCGATCTGCACCGGCTGTTCCCGCGGATGCAACGTGCATCTGCATTTCAAGGAGAAGGATCGCGTCCTGTACCGCAGCAAGCCGCGGGTGAACGACGCGGTCAACCGGGCCTGGATGTGCGATTTCGGCCGCCTCGAGTATAAAAAGGCGAACGAGGACCGCCTGCTGGTCCCGTTCCTCCGGGAGGACGGGTCGGAGAAAACCGTTCCGTGGGGCGCGGTGATCCCGCAGGCCGCCCACGCGCTGTCGCATGCGGCCAACAGGCACGGAAAGGATTCCGTGGCGGTGATCGCCTCCCCGCAGTCCTCCAACGAGGAGCTTTATCTCGTCCGCAGGATCGCCTGGGAGCTGCTCGGGACCGGGAACCTGGCCTTCACCGACCGCGCGCCGGGGGACGGCCTCGAAGACGATTTCCTGATCCGCGCGGACAAGAACCCCAACAGCCGTGGCGCGAGGCTCCTCGGGATCCCCGACGGGGAGGCCTTCGACGCCCTGCTCGGGAGGATCGCCGGGGGAGGCATCCGCACTCTCCTGCTGTTCGGGAACGTCTTGGGCGCCCTGCCGGAGGAGGAGGTCCGGCGGCTGCTGTCCAAAGTCCCCTTCGTCGCCCAGGTGGGCACCAACAACGGGCCGGTGTCGCGGGCCGCGCACGCGGTCATGCCGCAGGCCTCCTTCGCCGAGCGCGGGGGGACCTTCACCAACTGCGACGGGCGGGTGCAGCGGTTCCACGCGGGATTTCCGCCGCGGGGGAAGGCCAGGGAAGCGATCGGGATCCTGGTCGACCTGGCGAAACGGCTCGGGGCCGAATGGTCCTGGCGGGACGAGCGGGCGGTGTTCCTGGAGATGTCGCGGCGCGAGCCGCCCTTCGCAGGGATGAGCTACGAGTCCATCGGCGCGGCGGGGCAGGAGGCCAACCCATGACGGGCCCCGTCTTCGACCTGCTGGTCGTGCTCATCCGGATCGTGGTGGTCTTCTCTTTCTGCATGGGGCTGGTCGTGGTGTTCACCTGGGTGGAGCGCAAGGGGGCGGCCTACATCCAGGACCGCCGCGGCCCGAACCGGGCCTCCATCCTGGGGATCCGCGCCTGGGGGATGTTCCACCCGCTGGCCGACGCGATCAAGTTCCTCTTCAAGGAGGACTTCGTCCCGGACAACGCGCACCGCCTCTTCTACCAGATCGCGCCCATGTTCGTCCTCGCGCCGGTCATCCTGTCCATCGCCGTGATCCCCTTCGGGCCGGACATCACGATCTTCGGGCGGAGGGTCATGCTGCAGATCGCGGACCTGAACATGGGGATCCTTTACGTCTTCGCCGTCTCGGGGATGACCGTCTACGGCGTGGTCCTCGGCGGGTGGGCCAGCGGCAGCAAGTACCCTCTCCTGGGGGGGCTGCGCTCCGCCGCCCAGATGATGTCCTACGAGCTTTCCATGGGGCTGTCGCTCGTCGGGATCTTCATGGTGTTCGAGTCGCTGCGGCTTTCCCGGATCGTGCTGGGGCAGGGGGAGCTGTTGTTCGGCCTGATCCCGAAGTGGGGGGTCGTCGTCCAGCCGGTGGGATTCATCCTGTTCCTGACGGCCCAGTTCGCCGAGGCGAACCGCACCCCCTTCGACCTGCCGGAAGGGGAATCGGAGCTGGTGGGCGGGTACCACACGGAGTACGGCTCATTCAAGTTCTCCATGTTCATGATGGGGGAATACCTCCACATGGTGGTCGGCGCGGTCATCGTGTCGACGCTGTTCTTCGGCGGCTGGCAGGTGCCGTACCTGCTCGACACGGGGTTCCTCTTCCCGGGCGGCTTTTCGGTGGGGCTGCCGGAGATCGTGGTCCTGGCGCTGCGGACCGGGTCGATCTTCCTGAAAACGCTCTTCTTCACCTGGCTCTACGTCTGGGTCCGCTGGACGATCCCGCGGTTCCGGTACGACCAGGTGATGCGGCTGGGGTGGAAGGTGATGCTGCCGCTTTGCATCGCCAACATCTTCGCGACGGGGCTGGTTCTGCTGTTGCTGGACGGCAGGTAGAGGGGCAGGCCGGAGACGACATGGCGATCGGCGTAAAAAAGGTGGCGCGGCCGCGGAAGATGTCCGTTCCGGAGGCCGTGTATCTCCTGGAGATCGCGAAGGGGCTCTGCCTCACGGTGTGGCATCTCCTCCGCAACATCTTCCGCCAGGAGCGGATCCGGACGATCGAGTATCCCGAGGTCCGCCGGACGATGCCCCCGCGGTTCCGGGGCAGGCACCGTCTCATGAAGCGGGCGAACGGCGATCCCCGGTGCGTGGCGTGCTTCTGCTGCCCCACCGCCTGCCCGGCGAAATGCATCACGATCGTGGCGGGGGAGTCGCCCGACCCGACGGTGGAGAAATACCCGGTGCGGTTCGACATCGACATGCTTCGGTGCGTCTTCTGCGGCCTGTGCGTGGAGGCGTGCCCGATGGACGCGATCCGGATGGACACCGGGTGGTTCACCCCTCCGGACGGCACGCGCGAGAAGCTCATCTTCACG
The sequence above is a segment of the Thermodesulfobacteriota bacterium genome. Coding sequences within it:
- the nuoH gene encoding NADH-quinone oxidoreductase subunit NuoH, with the protein product MTGPVFDLLVVLIRIVVVFSFCMGLVVVFTWVERKGAAYIQDRRGPNRASILGIRAWGMFHPLADAIKFLFKEDFVPDNAHRLFYQIAPMFVLAPVILSIAVIPFGPDITIFGRRVMLQIADLNMGILYVFAVSGMTVYGVVLGGWASGSKYPLLGGLRSAAQMMSYELSMGLSLVGIFMVFESLRLSRIVLGQGELLFGLIPKWGVVVQPVGFILFLTAQFAEANRTPFDLPEGESELVGGYHTEYGSFKFSMFMMGEYLHMVVGAVIVSTLFFGGWQVPYLLDTGFLFPGGFSVGLPEIVVLALRTGSIFLKTLFFTWLYVWVRWTIPRFRYDQVMRLGWKVMLPLCIANIFATGLVLLLLDGR
- a CDS encoding NADH-quinone oxidoreductase subunit I, whose amino-acid sequence is MAIGVKKVARPRKMSVPEAVYLLEIAKGLCLTVWHLLRNIFRQERIRTIEYPEVRRTMPPRFRGRHRLMKRANGDPRCVACFCCPTACPAKCITIVAGESPDPTVEKYPVRFDIDMLRCVFCGLCVEACPMDAIRMDTGWFTPPDGTREKLIFTIDTLLEK